One genomic region from Aliarcobacter cryaerophilus ATCC 43158 encodes:
- a CDS encoding flagellin, with product MKINTNISSLTAQEAATNTNRSISSSLERLSTGLKINKASDDASGLAIADKLRTQVTSLNQGISNGNSAIALLQIADKSMAEQSKILDTVKAKLIQANTDTTSSIGRVAIAKDVNKLLDQLNNIAKQTNYNGTALLQKGMGSAATDTASSDGLTFQIGESNTDIISTKSIQANISGYSLNSLKTDVSAGATATISSDGKTVTTNGFTRTMASAYMNNVDSAITKLNGYRGDIGSTQNQVESAVRNLMTQATNIKNAESVIRDVDYAEESANFNKLNIISQAGSYAISQSNAVSQNVLRLLQ from the coding sequence ATGAAAATTAACACAAATATATCTTCTCTTACAGCCCAAGAAGCAGCAACGAATACGAATAGAAGTATATCTAGCTCTTTAGAAAGGCTTTCTACTGGTTTAAAAATCAATAAAGCTAGCGATGATGCTTCTGGTCTTGCAATTGCTGATAAACTTAGAACTCAAGTTACATCTTTAAATCAAGGTATTTCAAATGGTAACTCAGCTATTGCGTTACTTCAAATTGCTGATAAATCTATGGCTGAGCAATCAAAAATTCTAGATACGGTAAAAGCAAAACTAATACAGGCAAATACTGATACTACTTCTTCTATTGGTAGGGTTGCTATTGCAAAAGATGTTAATAAATTGCTTGATCAATTAAATAATATTGCAAAACAAACAAACTACAATGGTACTGCTCTTTTACAAAAAGGTATGGGAAGTGCAGCAACTGATACTGCTAGTTCTGATGGTTTAACATTCCAAATTGGAGAGAGCAATACAGATATAATTAGTACAAAATCTATTCAAGCGAATATTTCTGGTTATTCTTTAAATAGTTTAAAAACTGATGTATCAGCTGGAGCTACTGCTACAATATCTAGTGATGGTAAAACAGTAACTACAAATGGATTTACAAGAACAATGGCAAGTGCTTATATGAATAATGTAGATAGTGCTATTACAAAACTAAATGGCTATAGAGGTGATATAGGTTCTACTCAAAATCAAGTTGAAAGTGCAGTTAGAAATCTTATGACTCAAGCTACAAATATAAAAAATGCTGAATCAGTTATTAGAGATGTTGATTATGCTGAAGAAAGTGCAAACTTCAACAAGCTAAATATTATATCGCAAGCTGGATCTTATGCAATTAGCCAGTCAAATGCAGTATCTCAGAATGTGTTAAGGCTTTTACAATAA
- a CDS encoding flagellin has protein sequence MRINTNISSLGAQEAAKITNNSISSSLEKLSTGLRINKASDDASGLAIADKLRTQVTSINQGISNGNSAIALLQIADKSMAEQGKILDTIKSKLIQANTDTTSSVGRVAIAKDVNKLLDQLNNIAKQTNYNGTALLQKGMGSAATDTVSSAGLTFQIGESNTDIISTKSIQANVTGYSLNSLKDNASAGATATVSSDGKTVTANGFTRTMASAAQLQIDNAITKLNGFRGDIGSTQNQVESAVRNLMTQSTNIKAAESIIRDVDYAEESANFNKLNIISQAGSYAISQSNATQQNVLRLLQ, from the coding sequence ATGAGAATTAATACAAACATATCTTCTCTAGGAGCTCAAGAAGCTGCTAAAATCACAAACAACAGTATTTCTAGTTCTTTAGAAAAACTTTCTACTGGTTTAAGAATCAACAAGGCTTCTGATGATGCTTCTGGTCTTGCAATTGCTGATAAACTTAGAACTCAAGTTACATCTATAAACCAAGGTATTTCAAATGGTAACTCAGCTATTGCTTTACTTCAAATTGCTGATAAATCTATGGCTGAGCAAGGAAAAATTCTAGACACTATAAAGTCTAAATTAATTCAAGCTAATACGGATACTACTTCATCAGTTGGTAGAGTTGCTATTGCAAAAGATGTTAATAAATTACTTGATCAATTAAATAATATTGCAAAACAAACAAACTACAATGGTACTGCTCTTTTACAAAAAGGTATGGGAAGTGCGGCAACTGATACTGTGAGTTCTGCTGGTTTAACATTCCAAATTGGGGAGAGCAATACAGATATAATTAGTACAAAATCTATTCAAGCAAATGTTACTGGTTATTCTTTAAATAGTTTAAAAGACAATGCATCTGCTGGAGCTACTGCTACAGTTTCTAGTGATGGTAAAACAGTAACTGCAAATGGATTTACAAGAACAATGGCTAGTGCTGCACAACTTCAAATTGATAATGCTATTACAAAGCTAAATGGATTTAGAGGGGATATAGGTTCTACTCAAAACCAAGTTGAAAGTGCGGTTAGAAATCTTATGACTCAATCTACAAATATAAAGGCGGCCGAGTCTATTATCCGTGATGTTGATTATGCTGAAGAGAGTGCAAACTTTAATAAGTTAAATATTATATCTCAAGCTGGGTCGTATGCGATTAGCCAATCAAATGCAACTCAACAAAATGTTCTAAGACTACTTCAATAA
- the trmA gene encoding tRNA (uridine(54)-C5)-methyltransferase TrmA, with the protein MTCKYFGLCASCTLYDKNYDEQLNYKIQREKNRFSNLTALDFDIIKSSERNFRNRVEFRVWWEKDEQNNKDILSYAMNDFNKEILKIDSCSIVSLNIANLMPKLLDELQKSMILSFRLFSIEFLVSSTSDMLVTLIYHKKLEDEWISLAKQIEQKFGIKIIGRSRKQKIVLSSDFINESLNINNQEFKFAYEENGFTQPNTDVNVQMIEWVLNNIEKSNKDLCELYCGGGNFTIALSKKFNKVLATEISKTSIKSALRNCALNNIENIDFIRMSSEEFVEALNEVRAFNRLKNIDLKSYDFDTIFMDPPRSGLDDTTRALAKNFENIIYISCNPETLHRDLQELLKTHKIVRFALFDQFAFTQHIESGVILKIKS; encoded by the coding sequence ATGACATGCAAATATTTTGGGCTTTGTGCCTCTTGTACACTTTATGATAAAAATTATGATGAACAACTAAACTACAAAATACAAAGAGAAAAAAATAGATTTTCAAATCTTACTGCTTTAGATTTTGATATTATAAAAAGTTCTGAAAGAAACTTCAGGAATCGTGTTGAATTTAGAGTTTGGTGGGAAAAAGATGAGCAAAATAATAAAGATATTTTATCTTACGCTATGAATGATTTTAATAAAGAGATTCTAAAAATAGACTCTTGCTCTATTGTAAGCTTAAATATAGCAAATCTTATGCCAAAACTTTTGGATGAACTTCAAAAATCTATGATTTTATCTTTTAGGCTTTTTTCTATTGAGTTTTTGGTTAGTTCAACTTCTGATATGCTTGTAACTTTGATTTATCACAAAAAACTTGAAGATGAGTGGATAAGTTTGGCAAAACAGATTGAGCAAAAATTCGGTATAAAAATTATTGGAAGAAGTAGAAAACAAAAAATAGTTTTAAGTAGTGATTTTATAAATGAGAGCTTAAATATAAATAATCAAGAGTTTAAATTTGCCTATGAAGAAAATGGTTTTACTCAACCAAATACAGATGTAAATGTACAGATGATTGAATGGGTCTTGAATAATATAGAAAAATCAAATAAAGATTTATGTGAGCTTTATTGTGGAGGTGGAAACTTCACAATTGCTCTTTCAAAAAAATTCAATAAAGTATTAGCAACAGAGATTTCAAAAACATCTATAAAATCAGCTCTTAGAAATTGTGCTTTAAACAATATAGAAAATATAGATTTTATAAGAATGAGCTCAGAAGAGTTCGTGGAAGCTTTAAATGAAGTTCGAGCTTTTAATAGACTAAAAAATATAGATTTAAAATCTTATGATTTTGATACTATTTTTATGGACCCACCAAGAAGTGGACTTGATGATACAACAAGAGCTTTAGCAAAAAATTTCGAAAATATAATATATATATCTTGCAACCCTGAAACTCTGCATAGAGATTTACAAGAACTTTTAAAAACTCATAAAATAGTAAGATTTGCCCTGTTTGATCAATTTGCATTTACTCAACATATAGAAAGTGGTGTGATTTTAAAAATAAAATCATAA